A portion of the Microbulbifer agarilyticus genome contains these proteins:
- a CDS encoding DUF2147 domain-containing protein yields the protein MKKHFLAMTAVFTALLLSTQLAFADVVGRWKTVDDETGQAKSIVEIYEKGGKYYGRVVDLLMKPDDTVCEACPGANKGKKVVGMDIITNMVKKGNVYEGGQILDPVKGKVYDCKMWEEGGNLMVRGYLGFFYRTQTWYPAD from the coding sequence ATGAAAAAACATTTCCTGGCCATGACCGCCGTATTCACCGCCCTGCTGCTCAGCACCCAGCTGGCTTTTGCCGATGTGGTGGGACGCTGGAAAACCGTTGACGATGAAACCGGACAAGCCAAGTCCATCGTGGAAATCTACGAGAAGGGCGGCAAATACTACGGCCGCGTGGTGGACCTGTTGATGAAGCCGGACGATACCGTGTGTGAAGCCTGCCCCGGCGCCAACAAGGGCAAGAAAGTTGTCGGCATGGACATCATTACCAACATGGTGAAGAAAGGTAATGTGTACGAAGGCGGCCAGATTCTCGACCCCGTCAAAGGCAAGGTATACGACTGTAAGATGTGGGAAGAAGGCGGCAACCTGATGGTGCGCGGCTACCTGGGCTTCTTCTACCGCACCCAGACCTGGTACCCTGCGGACTGA